GTATCCCGGTTGATGCCAACGCGAAGCCCTAAGAGCGTCGATTCGCCGACATCTTCGCGGATCGATTCCGGAGCAAACGACGGCACCGGATCGACGGTGACGTTTTCGAGTCGCACGCTACCGCTGACCGACCACAGCGAATCGAGTTGGCGGCCCAGCGTCATCCGACCACCGACGCGCTGTTCGGTGTATTCGTTGAATTGCCGGGTGTAGTAGTACGCGCTGTTGGCCAAACTCCAGGGTGAATCGAAGAGCATCGGTTCCCGGAAACTCGCGGTATAGCGTTGGAATTCGTTGCCGGGCACCGCTTCGAGTCGGAATTCCTGCCCACCCCCACGGAACGCTCGCCCCGCGAGAATGTCTTCGAAGCTCGTGGGCGGATTGAACAAGTCGAAGTTCCGTTCGTTGAGCACGATACTCCCGGACAACCCGGCATCGGAGTTGACCCCGACACCGACGAGGAAGCTGCCGGTCGGCTTTTCCTGCACTTGCACGACCACGTCGCGGAATGGGCTGCCATCTTCGGATTCGGTGACCGTGACCGTTGGGCCGGCGGCACCTTCCTGCGGGCCGGCGAAGATCCCGAGTCGGTTCAGGTTGTTCTGCGCCACCTGCACATTCGGAAAGCTCAGCAACTGACCGGGATAGAGCGGAATCTGGCGGCGGATGACGTTGTCCCGTGTCACGCTGTTGCCAGTGATGATGATCTGCCCCACGCGAGCCGGTTCGCGTTCGACAATTTCGTAGTGGACGTTGACGGTACCCGGCTGCGATTCGGATTCGTAAATCTTTTCGTTGATGATGGTTTCGCGGCCCGTGTAGCCGTGATACGCCTTGAGTCGGGCCATGTCTGCCTGCACGACTTGGCGATCGTACCATTTGCCGGGTTGCAGCTCGATATTCTGCCGCAACGTGTCTTCGCTAAACGACTTATTGCCTTCGATCTGCACGCGCCCGACCTGATAGCGCGGCCCTTCGTTGATGTGGAAGGTGATTTTGACGTAGGTGTAATTCTCGTAAAATTCCAACTGACGATTGATCTTCACCGCATGGAAGCCAAGCATGCGGTAATAATCTTGCAGCTTGCTGATGTCCAAATCGATCTGCTGCGGAACATACGTCCCACCCAGGCGACCGAGAAAGGCTTTGCTGCTCGCCAGTTGCAACTTCAACTGCTCGGTCCCAACGAAGGAATTGCCGACGAATTGGATGGAGCCGACCTTCACTTCGGGGCCTTCGATAATGTCGAAGACGACTCGCGTGTCGCCGAGCTTGTTGCCTTCCACGAGTTTGACATCGGCCCAGATGCGGCCTTTGCTTTCGTAGTATCGTTTGAGTGCCTGCACGGCATTCTGATTGGACAGGGGGCTGAGTGGCGCCCCGCGCTTCAGTCCGGTGGTCTCATCGAGATTATCCGAGGAGATGTGCTGCGCGCCGCGATAGACAATGTCTTGAACGACGTTGGGCAATTCCACCACACGGACGAGCACCAGCACGCCGTCTTCGGTCTCGGACGGTTGTGTGTCGATGCGAACATCTTGGAACCATTTCGTTGCCATCAATCGCCGCACATCATCTTGTGCGGTGAGTTGGCTGAATGGGCGATTCGGGCGTGTCTGCATCTGCGAGAGAATGCGATCGGATGACACGAGTCGATTGTTCTGCGGAATCACCTGCAAGACATTCTTGCCGACGCTGCCTTGCGCATGAACCACCGAGGTGAGTCCCAGAAGCACTGCACCGCACATCGCCCAGATCGCGAGCCGCCAGGGCATGCAATTCATCGGCCATCTCCCTCCAGAACGCAAAGCCCGAAATGCCGAGCCGGGGTACCGACCACGAGCATTCGCGGATCGACTCCGATGTCGAGCATGAAGACCATTTCGGGACGGGTGCATAAACTTGAGCGGATTTTCTGTCAAGCCGGAATTCCCCTGCTGGCCCCTTGCCTTCCGGTTGTCGGACTGCCAAGCTAATCAGCATGGTTGACGGCGATTCTCTGATCGTGGGCGGAAGTCATGACGCATGCCATGTTCATTACCGGGGCCACCGGGTTTGTGGGTTCGCATTTGGTGGATGCCTGCGTGCAACGGGAAATTCCCGTCAAAGCGTTGGTGCGTGCGGGCAGTAAAACCGAATCGCTGCAACAACCCGGCGTGACACTCGTGACAGGTGATCTGGGCAGTGATCCGATTCCGGCCGATGCGCTCGACGGCGTGAAGATGGTCGTGCATTGTGCGGCCAAAGTCGGCGATTGGGGACCGGTGGAAGATTACCGGCAGGTCAATGTGGAAGGGCTGCGGAAACTGCTCGATGCCTGCATTGGCAAGCCGCTGGATCGCATCGTGATTCTTTCCAGCCTGGGCGTCTACGCGGCGGGAGATCACTACGGCACGGACGAAACGACTCCGCTGCCCGATTCGCACATGGACGGC
This DNA window, taken from Tuwongella immobilis, encodes the following:
- the bamA gene encoding outer membrane protein assembly factor BamA, coding for MNCMPWRLAIWAMCGAVLLGLTSVVHAQGSVGKNVLQVIPQNNRLVSSDRILSQMQTRPNRPFSQLTAQDDVRRLMATKWFQDVRIDTQPSETEDGVLVLVRVVELPNVVQDIVYRGAQHISSDNLDETTGLKRGAPLSPLSNQNAVQALKRYYESKGRIWADVKLVEGNKLGDTRVVFDIIEGPEVKVGSIQFVGNSFVGTEQLKLQLASSKAFLGRLGGTYVPQQIDLDISKLQDYYRMLGFHAVKINRQLEFYENYTYVKITFHINEGPRYQVGRVQIEGNKSFSEDTLRQNIELQPGKWYDRQVVQADMARLKAYHGYTGRETIINEKIYESESQPGTVNVHYEIVEREPARVGQIIITGNSVTRDNVIRRQIPLYPGQLLSFPNVQVAQNNLNRLGIFAGPQEGAAGPTVTVTESEDGSPFRDVVVQVQEKPTGSFLVGVGVNSDAGLSGSIVLNERNFDLFNPPTSFEDILAGRAFRGGGQEFRLEAVPGNEFQRYTASFREPMLFDSPWSLANSAYYYTRQFNEYTEQRVGGRMTLGRQLDSLWSVSGSVRLENVTVDPVPSFAPESIREDVGESTLLGLRVGINRDTRDSLMRPTTGSMIDVGYEQILGDYTYPLAIAEATKFWTTYERPDGTGRHVLAMRSQLSVTSDDAPVYERFYAGGFRSMRGFQFRGVGPFENGYNVGGQFAFLNSVEYQIPITANDQFYVVSFLDSGTVENDIAIRDYRVSAGFGLRLVMPMLGPVPIALDFGFPVVKGAADRDQLFSFWLGFFN